The Vicia villosa cultivar HV-30 ecotype Madison, WI linkage group LG1, Vvil1.0, whole genome shotgun sequence genome includes a region encoding these proteins:
- the LOC131620299 gene encoding thaumatin-like protein 1b — translation MAITRIALCLSFAFLVYVVGGAKVTFTNKCGYTVWPGTLTGDQKPQLSTTGFVLDPQATNSVDLPSPWSGRFWARTGCSNNNGKFSCATADCASGQVECNGAGAVPPATLVEITVASNGGQDFYDVSNVDGFNVPMSVTPQGGSGDCKTSSCPANINTVCPDELQVKGSDGSVIACQSACLKFNTDEYCCRGSHNTAATCPASSYATTFKNQCPDAYSYAYDDKTGTFTCNGGPSYAITFCP, via the exons ATGGCTATTACTCGTATTGCTCTCTGCCTTAGCTTTGCATTCCTCGTCTACG TGGTTGGAGGAGCCAAAGTGACATTCACAAACAAATGTGGATACACTGTATGGCCAGGAACACTTACTGGAGACCAAAAGCCTCAACTATCAACAACAGGTTTTGTGTTGGATCCTCAAGCAACCAACTCGGTGGACCTTCCTTCTCCATGGTCAGGTCGGTTTTGGGCCCGTACCGGATGCTCAAACAACAACGGAAAGTTTAGCTGCGCCACGGCCGATTGCGCATCTGGTCAAGTTGAGTGCAACGGTGCTGGCGCAGTTCCACCAGCAACTTTGGTTGAAATTACAGTAGCTTCAAATGGAGGACAAGATTTCTATGATGTGAGCAACGTCGACGGGTTCAACGTGCCGATGTCCGTAACTCCACAAGGTGGGAGTGGTGATTGCAAAACCTCGAGCTGTCCAGCGAATATCAACACAGTGTGTCCTGATGAGCTTCAAGTGAAAGGCTCTGATGGAAGTGTGATTGCTTGTCAGAGTGCTTGTTTGAAGTTTAATACAGATGAATATTGTTGCCGTGGAAGTCACAATACAGCGGCTACATGTCCAGCCTCAAGTTACGCTACGACTTTTAAAAATCAGTGTCCTGATGCTTATAGTTATGCTTACGATGATAAGACTGGCACTTTCACTTGCAATGGTGGACCTAGCTATGCTATCACCTTCTGTCCTTAA